Proteins encoded in a region of the Sphingomonas sp. HMP9 genome:
- the der gene encoding ribosome biogenesis GTPase Der has translation MSKLPVVAIVGRPNVGKSTLFNRLVGKKLALVDDRPGVTRDRREADASLIGLEFRIIDTAGYEDHDAQTLPGRMRQQTEAAVGQADVALFLFDARAGIVPLDEEIARWLRTADVPVILVANKAEGRAGEDGILESLALGFGDPVQLSAEHGEGMGDLFEGLLPLLEGKEEPPEEQPDNEYEGPLKLAIVGRPNAGKSTLVNRILGEDRMITGPEAGITRDSISVDYDWHPTGGEARKVRLIDTAGMRKRAKVQDKLEKMSVEDALHAVDFAEVVVLLLDATLGLEAQDLRIADKVLQEGRALVIALNKWDIAESASSLFNGVKRALEDGLSQVKGVTVMTVSGATGKGIDQLLQACFDTRDAWSKRVGTGELNRWFERAIEATPPPAPGGKRIKMRYVTQVKTRPPSFVIFGTRVDQLPASYERYLVNSMRKDLGFGAVPVRLMFRAPKNPYDDNGKGGGGN, from the coding sequence ATGTCCAAACTCCCCGTGGTCGCAATCGTCGGCCGCCCCAATGTCGGCAAGTCGACCCTGTTCAACCGCCTCGTCGGCAAGAAGCTCGCGCTGGTCGACGACCGGCCGGGCGTCACGCGCGACCGCCGGGAAGCCGATGCGTCGCTGATCGGGCTCGAATTCCGTATCATCGATACCGCCGGCTATGAGGATCACGACGCGCAGACGCTGCCCGGTCGTATGCGCCAGCAGACCGAGGCGGCGGTCGGCCAGGCCGATGTCGCGCTGTTCCTGTTCGACGCGCGCGCCGGGATCGTGCCGCTCGACGAGGAGATCGCGCGTTGGCTCCGTACCGCCGACGTGCCCGTCATCCTCGTCGCCAACAAGGCCGAGGGCCGTGCGGGCGAGGACGGTATCCTCGAGTCGCTCGCGCTCGGCTTCGGCGATCCGGTCCAGCTGTCGGCCGAGCATGGCGAGGGCATGGGCGACCTGTTCGAAGGCCTGCTCCCGCTGCTCGAGGGCAAGGAAGAGCCGCCTGAGGAACAGCCCGACAATGAATATGAGGGCCCGCTGAAGCTCGCGATCGTCGGGCGCCCGAACGCCGGCAAGTCGACGCTCGTCAACCGCATCCTCGGCGAGGACCGCATGATCACCGGTCCCGAAGCCGGCATCACGCGCGATTCGATCAGCGTCGATTACGACTGGCACCCGACCGGTGGCGAAGCGCGCAAGGTGCGGCTGATCGACACTGCCGGTATGCGCAAGCGCGCCAAGGTGCAGGACAAGCTCGAGAAGATGTCGGTCGAGGACGCGCTGCACGCGGTCGACTTCGCCGAGGTCGTCGTGCTGCTGCTCGACGCCACGCTCGGGCTCGAAGCGCAGGACCTGCGCATCGCCGACAAGGTGCTGCAGGAGGGCCGTGCGCTCGTCATCGCGCTCAACAAATGGGACATCGCCGAGAGCGCGTCGTCGCTGTTCAACGGCGTCAAGCGCGCACTCGAGGACGGGCTGAGCCAGGTCAAGGGTGTCACCGTGATGACGGTGTCGGGCGCGACCGGCAAGGGCATAGACCAGTTGTTGCAAGCCTGTTTCGATACGCGCGACGCGTGGTCGAAGCGCGTCGGCACCGGCGAACTCAACCGCTGGTTCGAGCGCGCGATCGAGGCGACCCCGCCACCGGCGCCGGGCGGCAAGCGGATCAAGATGCGCTACGTCACGCAGGTCAAGACGCGCCCGCCGAGCTTCGTCATCTTCGGCACGCGCGTCGACCAGCTGCCAGCGAGCTATGAGCGTTATCTGGTCAATTCGATGCGTAAGGATCTTGGCTTTGGAGCGGTCCCCGTCCGGCTGATGTTCCGTGCGCCGAAGAATCCGTACGACGACAACGGCAAGGGCGGCGGCGGCAACTAG
- a CDS encoding sulfurtransferase TusA family protein: MVSGVVRIDARGMRCPWPAVRLAKALRGGATSVTVIADDPQAPTELASVATAANAKMEIVLDEVYPTFVVTLR, encoded by the coding sequence ATGGTGTCCGGCGTGGTCCGTATCGATGCCAGGGGCATGCGCTGCCCCTGGCCCGCGGTGCGCCTTGCAAAAGCGCTACGGGGCGGGGCGACATCGGTCACGGTGATCGCCGACGACCCGCAGGCACCGACCGAGCTTGCTTCGGTTGCAACGGCGGCGAATGCGAAGATGGAGATCGTTTTGGATGAGGTTTATCCGACGTTCGTCGTGACACTTCGGTAG
- a CDS encoding Hpt domain-containing protein, whose protein sequence is MSFEGSTLINWPAFAQARSELGAGFVRILGYFREDGVKSVAAIEAAMRALNAAAMVIPAHTLKGEARQFGAEPLADLAEAIETIARDCVEMQDTPDEALELIVRLRPLFGETLTLLEREANPIVARRPVVGGGFGRRAIPTAFGGD, encoded by the coding sequence GTGTCGTTCGAAGGAAGCACCTTGATCAACTGGCCTGCGTTTGCGCAGGCGCGGAGCGAGCTGGGCGCTGGATTCGTCCGTATCCTCGGGTATTTCCGCGAGGATGGTGTTAAATCGGTGGCGGCGATCGAAGCGGCGATGCGCGCGCTCAACGCGGCGGCGATGGTGATCCCCGCCCATACGCTGAAAGGCGAAGCTCGGCAGTTCGGTGCCGAGCCGCTGGCTGATCTTGCGGAGGCGATCGAGACGATCGCGCGGGACTGTGTGGAGATGCAGGATACGCCGGACGAGGCGCTGGAGCTTATCGTGCGGCTGCGGCCGTTGTTCGGTGAGACGCTGACGTTGCTGGAGCGTGAGGCCAATCCGATCGTCGCGCGGAGGCCTGTTGTCGGCGGCGGCTTTGGTCGTCGTGCCATTCCGACCGCGTTCGGCGGGGACTAG
- the bfr gene encoding bacterioferritin encodes MRGDPQVIDFLNEALKNELTAVNQYWLHYRMLEHWGVYKLAQYERMESIDEMKHADWLSERILFLDGLPNFQLLGRLRIGETVEEVLKSDLALEVEATVQLKGAIAYCEEVKDYISRDLFARILASEEEHVDTLERQFEMIARMGIHNYIQLNSISEHDSPKAGAAPYLKG; translated from the coding sequence ATGCGCGGCGACCCCCAAGTAATCGATTTCTTGAACGAGGCGCTCAAGAACGAGCTGACCGCGGTCAATCAATATTGGCTCCATTACCGGATGCTCGAGCATTGGGGCGTCTACAAGCTCGCCCAGTATGAGCGGATGGAATCGATCGACGAGATGAAGCACGCCGACTGGCTGTCGGAGCGCATCCTGTTCCTCGATGGCCTGCCGAACTTCCAGCTGCTCGGCCGCCTCCGCATCGGCGAGACCGTCGAGGAGGTCCTGAAGTCGGATCTGGCGCTCGAGGTCGAGGCGACCGTCCAGCTCAAGGGCGCGATTGCGTACTGCGAAGAGGTCAAGGATTACATCAGCCGCGACCTGTTCGCTCGCATCCTCGCCAGCGAGGAAGAGCATGTCGACACGCTCGAGCGCCAGTTCGAGATGATCGCGCGGATGGGCATCCACAACTACATCCAGCTCAACTCGATCTCGGAACATGATTCGCCCAAGGCCGGGGCTGCGCCGTATCTGAAGGGCTAA
- a CDS encoding (2Fe-2S)-binding protein — protein sequence MVVCVCNAIRESDVRNCARGGCTTPCQAFRSMGRKPKCGQCTSIARAIIDEERAAA from the coding sequence ATGGTCGTCTGCGTTTGCAATGCCATACGAGAATCCGATGTCCGCAATTGCGCACGGGGCGGATGCACGACTCCGTGCCAGGCCTTTCGTTCGATGGGTCGCAAACCCAAATGTGGCCAGTGCACGTCGATAGCGCGAGCGATTATCGATGAAGAGCGTGCCGCTGCATAA
- a CDS encoding DUF418 domain-containing protein yields MTPAPARIATLDLIRGVAVMGILAANIAAFGFPQFAYMTPASMGWPSTPDLIAWTTTFIVIDGKMRGLFSFLFGASMLLVIDRATVNDEDPAAVHLRRMAWLFVFGVAHLYLLWWGDILAHYALVGAFAFMFARLPVRWLIGVGLACIALQTVELTTLVAYAFDLHASAHRPGAAARAIANWQSLAEQLGQPSAPSVTHELAVGRGGWRDLVAWRWTHAAGPFASLTATGPETLGFMLFGMAGLRSGFLTGEWSRRRYGVIAVTGIGIGWIGYAAIATVDIAHGFNARYVGLSWLALATPLRPSTIMGYAAAIILVARPGGWLTTRVSAAGRMAFSNYLGTTVICTTLFYGYGFGLYGGLSRAHLYLVVVPIWLLMLLWSKPWLARYRYGPLEWLWRSLSRFAWAPMRGSAFTTNR; encoded by the coding sequence ATGACCCCAGCCCCCGCCAGAATCGCCACGCTCGACCTGATCCGCGGCGTCGCCGTCATGGGTATCCTCGCCGCCAACATCGCCGCCTTCGGCTTCCCGCAATTCGCCTACATGACCCCCGCGTCGATGGGCTGGCCAAGCACGCCAGACCTGATCGCCTGGACCACGACCTTCATCGTCATCGACGGCAAGATGCGCGGGCTGTTCTCGTTCCTGTTCGGCGCATCGATGCTGCTGGTCATCGACCGCGCAACGGTGAACGACGAGGATCCGGCCGCGGTCCATTTGCGCCGCATGGCGTGGCTGTTCGTGTTCGGCGTCGCCCACCTCTATCTGCTCTGGTGGGGCGACATACTTGCGCATTACGCATTGGTCGGCGCGTTCGCGTTCATGTTCGCACGGTTGCCGGTGCGATGGCTGATCGGCGTCGGGCTGGCCTGCATCGCGCTACAGACGGTCGAACTGACGACGTTGGTCGCCTATGCGTTCGACCTGCATGCGTCCGCACACCGACCGGGTGCAGCCGCTAGGGCAATCGCGAACTGGCAATCATTGGCCGAGCAACTCGGACAGCCATCCGCCCCTTCGGTCACGCACGAACTCGCCGTCGGTCGCGGCGGGTGGCGCGATCTGGTCGCGTGGCGCTGGACGCACGCGGCCGGGCCGTTCGCGTCCCTGACCGCCACTGGCCCAGAGACGCTGGGGTTCATGCTGTTCGGCATGGCGGGCCTGCGATCGGGGTTTCTGACCGGCGAATGGTCGCGGCGCCGCTATGGAGTGATCGCGGTGACCGGGATCGGGATCGGCTGGATCGGCTATGCGGCGATCGCCACGGTCGACATCGCGCACGGGTTCAACGCGCGCTACGTCGGCTTGTCGTGGCTGGCACTCGCAACCCCGCTGAGGCCATCGACGATCATGGGCTATGCCGCCGCAATCATTCTGGTCGCAAGGCCGGGCGGGTGGCTGACGACCCGCGTTTCCGCAGCCGGTCGAATGGCGTTTTCCAATTACCTCGGCACGACCGTGATCTGCACGACCCTGTTCTACGGATATGGGTTCGGCCTGTACGGCGGCCTGTCGCGCGCACACCTCTATCTGGTCGTGGTCCCGATCTGGCTGCTGATGCTGCTGTGGTCGAAGCCCTGGCTCGCTCGCTACCGCTACGGCCCGCTCGAATGGCTGTGGCGCAGCCTCTCCCGATTCGCGTGGGCGCCGATGCGCGGGTCCGCTTTCACGACGAACCGATGA
- the purL gene encoding phosphoribosylformylglycinamidine synthase subunit PurL, which translates to MPQITPQIVADHGLSPEEYERVLHAIGREPNLVELGIFSVMWSEHCSYKSSKIHLMKLPTKGPRVICGPGENAGVVDIGDNQAAIFKMESHNHPSYIEPYQGAATGVGGILRDVFTMGARPIANLNALRFGRPDHPKMRHLISGVVHGIGGYGNCVGVPTVGGEVNFHSAYDGNILVNAMTVGIADQDKIFYSAASGIGNPIVYVGSKTGRDGIHGATMASADFGEDSDAKRPTVQVGDPFTEKLLIEACLELMATDVIVAIQDMGAAGLTSSAVEMASKGGVGIELTMDDVPQRETGMTPYEMMLSESQERMLMVLKPGREAEAEAIFKKWELDFAVIGRVTDTGRMVLKFKGETVCDIPLGPLADEAPLYDRPHVPTPKPAPLANAPHSNDVAADLVTLMGSPDIASRRWIWEQYDHMVGADTVQRPGGDAAVVRVHGTQKALAMTTDCTPRYCFADPVEGGKQAVAEAWRNLTAVGALPLAVTNCLNFANPQRPEIMGQIVGCLEGMSDACIALDFPIVSGNVSLYNESKATGGGSAILPTPAIGAIGLLADWQKNATIAFKGSGDIILAVGTRGGHLGQSLWLRECHGREQLDAGPPPPVDLAAERRVGDLIREAISLGQLTAVHDVSDGGIAVTLAEMALAGGIGAMIDRKQPFDCARAFFAEDQGVYIVTVEDHALLDFLGAAHAADVEAEPLGRTGGKRLIFERPDRDDVIALDTLRTAHEGFFPKLMGVDAALA; encoded by the coding sequence ATGCCCCAGATCACACCGCAGATCGTCGCCGACCACGGCCTGTCCCCCGAAGAATATGAGCGCGTGCTTCACGCGATCGGCCGCGAGCCCAATCTCGTCGAGCTCGGCATCTTCTCGGTGATGTGGTCCGAGCATTGCAGCTACAAATCCAGCAAGATCCACCTGATGAAGCTACCCACCAAGGGCCCCCGCGTCATCTGCGGCCCCGGTGAGAATGCCGGCGTCGTCGATATCGGCGACAACCAGGCGGCGATCTTCAAGATGGAGAGCCACAACCACCCGTCCTATATCGAGCCCTATCAGGGCGCAGCGACCGGTGTCGGCGGCATCCTGCGCGATGTCTTCACGATGGGCGCGCGGCCGATCGCCAACCTGAACGCGCTTCGCTTCGGCCGGCCCGATCATCCCAAGATGCGCCACCTGATCTCGGGCGTCGTCCACGGCATCGGCGGCTACGGCAATTGCGTCGGCGTGCCGACCGTCGGCGGCGAGGTGAACTTCCACAGCGCGTATGACGGCAACATCCTGGTCAACGCGATGACCGTCGGGATCGCCGATCAGGACAAGATCTTCTATTCGGCCGCCAGCGGCATCGGCAATCCGATCGTCTATGTCGGCAGCAAGACCGGCCGCGACGGCATCCACGGCGCGACGATGGCCAGCGCGGACTTCGGCGAGGATTCGGACGCCAAGCGCCCGACCGTCCAGGTCGGCGATCCCTTCACCGAGAAGCTGCTGATCGAGGCCTGCCTCGAACTGATGGCGACCGACGTCATCGTCGCGATCCAGGACATGGGCGCCGCCGGCCTCACGTCTTCGGCGGTAGAAATGGCGTCGAAGGGCGGCGTCGGCATCGAGCTGACGATGGACGACGTGCCGCAGCGCGAGACCGGCATGACGCCGTACGAGATGATGCTGAGCGAGAGCCAGGAGCGCATGCTCATGGTGCTCAAGCCCGGCCGCGAAGCCGAAGCGGAAGCGATCTTCAAGAAATGGGAGCTCGATTTCGCGGTGATCGGCCGCGTCACCGACACCGGACGCATGGTCCTGAAATTCAAGGGCGAGACAGTCTGCGACATCCCGCTCGGGCCGCTCGCCGACGAGGCGCCGCTCTACGATCGCCCGCACGTGCCGACGCCCAAGCCCGCGCCACTCGCAAACGCGCCGCACAGCAACGACGTCGCCGCCGATCTCGTCACGCTGATGGGCTCGCCCGACATCGCCTCGCGCCGCTGGATCTGGGAGCAGTACGACCACATGGTCGGCGCCGACACGGTCCAGCGCCCCGGTGGCGACGCCGCAGTCGTCCGCGTCCACGGCACGCAGAAGGCGCTGGCGATGACCACCGACTGCACGCCGCGCTATTGCTTCGCCGATCCCGTCGAGGGCGGCAAGCAGGCGGTCGCCGAAGCGTGGCGCAACCTCACCGCAGTCGGCGCGCTGCCGCTGGCGGTGACGAACTGCCTCAACTTCGCCAACCCGCAGCGCCCCGAGATCATGGGCCAGATCGTCGGCTGCCTCGAGGGGATGAGCGACGCGTGCATCGCGCTCGACTTCCCGATCGTCTCGGGCAACGTCTCGCTCTACAATGAGAGCAAGGCGACCGGCGGTGGCTCGGCGATCCTGCCGACGCCGGCGATCGGCGCGATCGGGTTGCTCGCGGACTGGCAGAAGAATGCGACGATCGCGTTCAAGGGCTCGGGCGACATCATCCTCGCGGTCGGCACGCGGGGCGGCCATCTCGGCCAGTCGCTCTGGCTGCGCGAATGCCACGGCCGCGAACAGCTCGACGCCGGCCCGCCGCCGCCCGTCGATCTCGCCGCCGAACGCCGCGTCGGCGACCTGATCCGCGAGGCGATCAGCCTCGGCCAGTTGACCGCGGTCCACGACGTCTCCGACGGCGGCATCGCCGTCACCCTCGCCGAGATGGCACTGGCGGGCGGCATCGGCGCGATGATCGACCGCAAGCAGCCGTTCGACTGCGCGCGCGCGTTCTTCGCGGAGGACCAGGGCGTCTATATCGTCACCGTCGAGGACCACGCACTGCTCGACTTCCTCGGCGCCGCGCACGCCGCCGACGTCGAAGCCGAACCGCTCGGTCGCACCGGCGGCAAGCGCCTGATCTTCGAACGCCCCGACCGCGACGACGTCATCGCGCTCGATACGTTGCGGACGGCGCACGAGGGCTTCTTCCCGAAGCTAATGGGGGTCGACGCCGCGCTGGCGTGA
- the map gene encoding type I methionyl aminopeptidase: protein MTEYVTVTSDQPDARTGAIKLHGPAAFEGMMKAGRLAAETLDMIVPHMVPGVTTAEIDRLIYDFIIAGGGVPATLGYRGYTHSVCISINHVVCHGIPSDKTLKSGDIVNVDVTPLLDGWHGDTSRMYLIGDVPIKARRLVEVTYECLMIGIEQAKPGNRMGDVANAIQRHAEKHRYGVVRDFCGHGVGRLFHDAPEVVHVGKPGTGPELRPGMIFTIEPMINIGRPDVKLLDDGWTAVTRDRSLSAQFEHSIGITETGCDIFTLSPKGYTQPPYV from the coding sequence ATGACCGAATATGTAACCGTCACCTCAGACCAGCCCGACGCGCGCACCGGCGCCATCAAGCTGCACGGCCCCGCCGCGTTCGAAGGCATGATGAAGGCGGGCCGGCTCGCCGCCGAGACGCTCGACATGATCGTGCCGCACATGGTGCCCGGCGTGACCACCGCCGAGATCGACCGGCTGATCTACGACTTCATCATCGCCGGCGGGGGCGTCCCCGCGACGCTCGGCTATCGCGGCTACACGCACAGCGTCTGTATCTCGATCAACCATGTCGTCTGCCACGGCATCCCGAGCGACAAGACGCTGAAATCGGGCGATATCGTCAATGTCGACGTGACCCCGCTGCTCGACGGCTGGCACGGCGACACGAGCCGGATGTACCTGATCGGCGACGTGCCCATCAAGGCACGCCGCCTCGTCGAAGTCACCTATGAATGCCTGATGATCGGCATCGAGCAGGCGAAACCGGGCAACCGCATGGGCGACGTCGCCAACGCGATCCAGCGCCATGCGGAAAAGCACCGCTACGGCGTGGTCCGCGATTTCTGCGGTCACGGCGTCGGCCGCCTGTTCCACGACGCCCCCGAAGTCGTCCATGTCGGCAAGCCCGGCACCGGCCCCGAACTGCGCCCCGGCATGATCTTCACGATCGAGCCGATGATCAACATCGGCCGCCCCGACGTGAAGCTGCTCGACGACGGCTGGACGGCGGTCACCCGCGACCGCTCGCTGTCCGCGCAGTTCGAGCATTCGATCGGCATCACCGAGACCGGCTGCGACATTTTCACGCTCAGCCCCAAGGGCTACACGCAGCCGCCGTACGTCTGA
- a CDS encoding competence/damage-inducible protein A, protein MTQAPTNERIWTAALTIIGDEILSGRTQDKNVAQIAAWLNVQGIRLAEVRVVADKTEAIVEAVNILRARNDYLFTTGGIGPTHDDITVDAIAEALGVAVEHHPRAMAVLEAYYATRGGLTDTRARMARVPAGADLIDNKVSGAPGIRIGNIFIMAGVPHITAGMLDALTGTLEGGRPVVSKTIGCWVAESEVADLLRDAEKTHEGVAIGSYPFFRDGKTGANFVVRSSDEALVDRCLADLTRDLEATGRIVTAQGI, encoded by the coding sequence ATGACCCAAGCCCCGACAAACGAACGCATCTGGACGGCCGCGCTGACGATCATCGGCGACGAGATCCTGTCGGGCCGCACGCAGGACAAGAACGTCGCGCAGATCGCGGCCTGGCTGAACGTGCAGGGCATCCGCCTCGCCGAGGTGCGCGTGGTCGCCGACAAGACCGAGGCGATCGTCGAGGCGGTCAACATCCTCCGGGCGCGCAACGATTACCTGTTCACGACGGGGGGAATCGGGCCGACTCACGACGACATCACGGTCGATGCGATTGCGGAGGCGCTGGGCGTCGCGGTCGAGCATCATCCGCGCGCGATGGCGGTGCTGGAGGCCTATTACGCGACTCGCGGCGGGCTGACCGACACGCGGGCGCGGATGGCGCGGGTGCCGGCGGGGGCCGACCTGATCGACAACAAGGTGTCGGGCGCGCCGGGGATCCGGATCGGCAACATCTTCATCATGGCGGGGGTGCCGCATATCACCGCGGGGATGCTCGATGCGCTGACGGGGACGCTCGAAGGTGGACGTCCGGTGGTGTCGAAGACGATCGGCTGCTGGGTCGCGGAGAGCGAGGTCGCCGACCTTCTGCGTGATGCCGAGAAGACCCATGAGGGCGTCGCGATCGGCAGTTACCCGTTCTTTCGCGATGGCAAGACCGGTGCGAACTTCGTGGTGCGCAGTTCGGACGAGGCACTGGTCGATCGGTGCCTGGCGGACCTGACGCGCGATCTCGAAGCAACCGGCCGGATCGTCACCGCGCAGGGGATCTGA
- a CDS encoding HIRAN domain-containing protein — protein sequence MDELTLNVVGIDFPNADKSRSNRRMELLLCKPGEPIALRREPKNPHDANAVAVFSPRGVQMGYLSAERAPFIGRRMEQEPYEIIFQALTGNMAYVRIRFGGGSPTLPEPAKSPPPSRHAPYDPDAFYPDPDGPEWGA from the coding sequence ATGGACGAATTGACGCTGAACGTGGTCGGCATCGACTTTCCCAACGCGGACAAGAGCAGGAGCAACCGGCGGATGGAGCTGTTGCTCTGCAAGCCCGGCGAACCGATCGCGCTTCGGCGCGAGCCCAAGAACCCGCATGATGCCAATGCGGTCGCGGTATTCAGCCCGCGTGGCGTGCAGATGGGCTATCTCTCCGCCGAACGCGCGCCGTTCATCGGCCGGCGCATGGAGCAGGAACCCTATGAGATCATATTCCAGGCGCTGACAGGCAACATGGCTTATGTCCGCATCCGCTTCGGTGGCGGCTCGCCGACTCTGCCGGAACCGGCCAAGTCGCCACCGCCGTCGCGCCACGCACCCTATGACCCCGATGCCTTCTATCCCGATCCCGACGGCCCCGAATGGGGCGCATGA
- a CDS encoding phytanoyl-CoA dioxygenase family protein, whose translation MNAKAQPRETDLRFEEDGAQIFAGALDTAACLSIEQAIADLPSDVAGVRIGSAPALYAMLAVDGPIGSIAASALGPDARAVRAVLFDKTAARNWALGWHQDRTIVVEERADADGFGPWTVKAGLIQVEPPFAILERMVTIRVHLDPVDATNAPLRIVPGSHRLGRLPEASIKHVVEDRGERACLANRGDVWLYATPIIHGSRAADPPRRRRVLQVDYSAIDLPSQLRWRGL comes from the coding sequence GTGAACGCGAAGGCCCAGCCCCGGGAAACCGATCTGCGCTTCGAGGAAGACGGCGCACAGATCTTTGCGGGTGCCCTGGATACCGCTGCATGCCTTTCGATCGAACAGGCCATCGCAGACCTACCGAGCGACGTGGCGGGCGTGAGGATCGGGTCCGCCCCTGCCCTGTACGCGATGCTCGCGGTGGACGGTCCCATCGGCAGCATCGCCGCATCGGCCTTGGGCCCCGATGCGCGCGCCGTTCGCGCCGTGCTGTTCGACAAGACGGCAGCGCGGAACTGGGCGCTCGGCTGGCATCAGGATCGCACGATCGTCGTCGAGGAGCGCGCTGACGCCGACGGCTTCGGTCCCTGGACGGTCAAGGCCGGCCTGATCCAGGTCGAACCGCCCTTCGCGATTCTGGAGCGGATGGTCACGATCCGCGTCCATCTCGACCCGGTCGACGCGACGAATGCTCCGCTTCGCATCGTGCCCGGATCTCACAGGCTTGGTCGCTTACCGGAAGCGAGCATAAAGCACGTCGTCGAGGACCGCGGCGAGCGCGCGTGCCTCGCGAACCGCGGCGATGTCTGGCTCTACGCGACGCCGATCATCCACGGCTCGCGCGCCGCCGATCCCCCCCGTCGACGACGCGTGCTCCAGGTCGATTATTCGGCTATCGACCTGCCTTCGCAACTCCGCTGGCGCGGACTATGA